The following proteins come from a genomic window of Daphnia carinata strain CSIRO-1 chromosome 8, CSIRO_AGI_Dcar_HiC_V3, whole genome shotgun sequence:
- the LOC130700255 gene encoding protein phosphatase 1K, mitochondrial-like: MNFSSTFLLSKSIANCNKSRLLFLQYAKRFSTHSAIAKHKHGSAKPVNVDILGTWDSRTELPLELESSINYGKPIPQILTSSVGTHSIQGRRPYNEDRFVVKELRPNLLYFSVFDGHGGSECADYCYRHMEDHLTFWLDRLSVNDIEHAIDAAFLEVNNSFARWWAYHGKATSNVPGTTATISLLHKNMDLYIGHVGDSRAMLCRGGVARRLTTDHCPSLLAEKTRIEQSQGKIIVDDVGRGMVNGRLAMTRSIGDLELKPFGVTAVPDVRKVKIKHGRDAFLVLTTDGINCVMSDQEICDVVQRTEDPADAAHCLTDAALHYSSEDNATAIVVPLGSWGNNTTSASIFYSFGRSMTVSSRFS; encoded by the exons ATGaattttagttcaacttttcttttatctaaAAGCATTGCAAATTGCAACAAATCGCGTTTGTTGTTCTTGCAGTACGCCAAGAGATTCTCGACCCATTCTGCCATCGCCAAACATAAACATGGCTCCGCCAAGCCAGTCAACGTCGATATTTTAGGAACGTGGGACAGCCGGACGGAATTGCCTCTCGAACTTGAGTCTAGTATCAACTATGGCAAGCCCATACCGCAGATCCTTACCTCGTCAGTTGGGACACACTCCATTCAAGGAAGGAGACCTTATAATGAGGATCGGTTTGTCGTGAAAGAGCTAAGACCAAATCTCCTATATTTCTCAGTATTTGATGGGCATGGTGGCTCAGAGTGTGCTGACTATTGCTATCGTCACATGGAAGATCATTTAACATTTTGGTTGGACAGATTAAGTGTCAATGACATAGAACATGCAATTGATGCTGCCTTTCTTGAAGTGAACAACTCCTTTGCACGATGGTGGGCATACCATGGAAAAG CAACCAGCAATGTTCCTGGAACGACAGCCACAATTTCACTTCTCCACAAAAATATGGACCTTTATATTGGTCATGTG GGAGACAGTCGTGCAATGCTCTGTCGGGGCGGAGTAGCAAGGCGTCTTACCACGGATCATTGTCCATCCCTCTTAGCCGAGAAG ACACGAATCGAGCAATCTCAAGGAAAGATAATTGTAGACGACGTCGGCCGGGGTATGGTCAATGGAAG ACTAGCGATGACGAGAAGCATAGGTGACCTCGAGCTTAAGCCCTTTGGCGTGACTGCTGTTCCCGACGTGAGGAAGGTTAAG ATAAAGCATGGCAGAGATGCATTCTTAGTATTAACTACTGATGGAATAAATTGCGTCATGTCGGATCAAGAAATCTGTGACGTCGTCCAACGAACTGAAGATCCCGCAGACGCAGCCCACTGTTTAACTGATGCTGCTTTACATTATTCTTCCGAAGACAATGCAACCGCAATCGTCGTACCACTTGGCTCCTGGG GTAATAATACGACGTCAGCTTCCATTTTCTACAGTTTTGGTCGTAGCATGACGGTTAGCAGTCGTTTTAGTTAG